One Gadus morhua chromosome 13, gadMor3.0, whole genome shotgun sequence genomic window carries:
- the pfdn5 gene encoding prefoldin subunit 5 yields the protein MAVNLTELSLQQLEGLKTQFDQEVEFLTSSIGQLKVVQTKYVEAKDSLNVLNKSNEGKELLVPLTSSMYVPGTLNDVEHVLVDVGTGYYVEKNVDDSKAFFKRKIDFLTKQIEKIQPALQEKHGMKQAVIEVMNIKIQQLQQSQQASQAVAAKA from the exons ATGGCGGTCAATCTGACTGAGCTTTCTCTTCAGCAATTGGAAGGACTAAAAACTCAATTTGATCAG GAGGTGGAGTTCCTGACATCATCGATAGGTCAACTCAAAGTGGTGCAGACCAAGTATGTGGAGGCCAAAGATAGTCTTAACGTCCTGAACAAAAGCAATGAAG GAAAAGAACTGCTCGTTCCTCTGACCAGCTCT ATGTATGTCCCAGGAACACTGAACGACGTGGAGCACGTTCTCGTTGATGTGGGGACAGGATACTATGTGGAGAAG AATGTGGACGACTCCAAAGCATTCTTCAAACGCAAAATAGACTTCCTCACAAAGCAGATCGAGAAGATCCAGCCGGCGTTACAGGAGAAGCACGGCATGAAGCAGG CCGTGATCGAGGTTATGAACATCAAGATCCAGCAGCTACAACAGAGCCAGCAGGCCTCACAAGCAGTGGCTGCTAAAGCCTGA